The Leptolyngbya sp. 'hensonii' genome includes the window ATATTTGTACGGCTCTGGTACAACTGAGTACCAGCTTGAATCCTGCGGTGTATCAAAAGACCATTGGCATTAGTGATTTCTATTGGGGGGAACCTGACTTTCCCTACCCCATGGGGTTAGTGCAGAACACAGGGAATGTCCTGGCGGACATGTTGCCTGCGGAAGCCCCCGCCTTACTCGCGCCATTGCTGAAACTACGACCAGATGCGGAATTAAAAGCCGTTGCAGATCATGCGGTTGGCTGGTGGTTACAGACGGAAGACCTGCCAGATGCTGAAAATCGAGTTCGGGTGGATGGAGATCGTCTGCTCCTCGAATACAAACCCAACAATTTGGTAGCCAGCGATCGACTGGTGAACCGTTGGGTTGAGATCCTCAAGCAGGTCGATCGGGCAGAACATATGCTCCCTTTCAGCCTCTATCCGCGTAATCGGATGACCCTACAATCGGTTGGGCATCAGTGCGGTACCTGTCGCTTTGGGGAAGACCCAGCCCTGTCGGTGTTGGATCTGAACTGTCGCACCCATGATGTCGATAATCTTTATGTGGTGGATGGTAGCTTCTTTCCTTCCAGTTCAGCCGTCAATCCTACCCTGACCATCATTGCCAATGCCCTGCGGGTGGGCGACCATTTGCTGCAACGATTGAAGTAAGGACGAAGTTTCCTTACCCCCGTCCCTATCCAGAAGACTACTACGATATATTTCCGGATTGGGGGATGGTTGCGATGTAGTCGCCATAGTCAACCCCCCAATCCATGACCAAAGGGTAGACAAAGTCATACTACGTCTGTAGTATATGAATAGCAAACTTGGAGATCTGACTTCCATGATATCCATTCTTTCTCTCCTCCTATGCAGCGCAACCTATGGCCAATCCAGAACTATCTGGTTGGCAACCGTTGTGCTGTTTGGCGATGAGGGCATGGATACAAGCATTTCAAGTAAAGGCATATCTGAACTTGCCGAACTCGCCGATCGTCGGGGCGGGTTTAATCCAGAACAAAGCATCACGAGCGGAAGGAGCAGGTACATCCCTGCGCCAATCTAGGGCAAAGCGTAACTAACCCTCGCACCCCCGCTCCTGAGTATCAGAAGCGGGGGTCATTTTTTAGAGGAGTGAAAACCATGGAACCAGACCAGCAACGGCCACCCTCGGTGTTACAGAAATCGGTGGTGGTGTTCTCGAAGAACTACCTGCCCGTCAGTCGGGTCAACATCCGACGCGCTGTCACCCTTCTGGTAGCCGGACAGGCAGAGCCATTGGGTTTCATTGAGGGTGCGATCTGGCAGGTTCGTTCTCCCAGTTTCGTCCTACAAGTGCCTGAACACATCCGGTTGACAGTTTCGAACCCAGAGCGGTTATGGAAGGTGCCTCCCGTCAACCGACGGGAAGTGCTGAGACGAGATGGTCATGCCTGCCAGTACTGTGGTAGCACCCGCAAGTTAACCCTGGACCATGTCATCCCCAAATCGAAGGGGGGGCCTCACACCTGGGATAACGTGGTCACCGCCTGTGAGCCTTGCAACCTGAAGAAGGGCAACCAACTGTTGCATGAGGTGGGCCTGGTGTTGAAGAGCAAACCCAAAGCCCCAACTCACCCTGCCGTTGCCTTCGCTGAGCAGTTCTGGAAAGAGCACCCCTCTGTCAGTTAAGTCCGTCCAGCCCTACAGGAGGCTCCACCCATGTTGAAGTTGCAATACACCGAAAACGGACTGTTCATGGAACGGGTCAGTGGCTCTGTTGAAACCATGGTGGCTCAGCGAACTGCTCTGGTGTTACGGGCAGGCCGATCGCTCCATCTGCAACTGGGGCGGGCCTCCTTCCTGCTCCCTGCGGATATGCCCACCCTGGCCGAACTGGAGGTCCTGATCTGGATGGAGCAGTCCTCACAGATCACGATTTGTCTCGTTGATCTGGACACCGTGGAAGTGAGTGTTGCTGGGATTTGGGTGACGGAGCAGGTGGATGCGGAAGACGGCATCTTTCTGGCAACGACACCGATCGCGATCGAGGCCCTGATTGAACAACTCTGGCAACAAGCCCAGAAAGCAATCTCTTCCACGGCCTGAAACCAAAATGGAGAGGACAATCTGGGGGTTTGTCCTCTCCCCTCAAAAGCAAAATTCCAGAAAAGTTGTGGGATCTCCTTGACAATTGTAGTATATTAGTAGTATGTATGTAATACAGTATCGATATCTAAGTTTGGTCGAAGCAAGCCGTCTGTAAAACGGATGTCCCCCTGTCCCGTAGGTTCAAATCCTACCCAGTTCTCCCGGCCCTTATGGAGAGATGGCCATTGGCAACGCAAGCTGTTTGCTAAACAGTCGTGGATGAAGGTCCACTGTGGGTTCGACTCCCACTCTCTCCGCCTTTGAGGACGTGGTGTAACTGGATGAACCCATCAGTCTCGGAAACCGAAAAGTGGGGATATTGCCTGTGGCAACACTCCCCAAACAAATCCCTCCGTTCTCGCCCATTGTCGAGGCTGTCCGGCATGGACGAAGAAAGTGTCTTCAAAAAATCATGGGTCTGTAGCTCTAGTGGCAGAGCACCTAAACCACCTTGTACCCTAACCGGCAAAGCTTACATACTAACTTCCTTTTAAGAAGCAAAAGCAGCTTTGTGTACTTGTACGAGGGATGAGTGCAATTCTCATCAGGAGGAGATCGGTTCGACTCCGACCAGATCCACTACAAATGATCTATTTTTTATACAGATTTTTATATAGGTCTGCTTCCCCAGATCGAACGTGAGACAATATGATCGTTGGGTTCAAGACTCAGAGGCAGATTGACAAAAGGTTTCATCCGAACTGGCTGACAAAAAGATCTTTGCATCCAGGCTAAAAAACATGGCCACTTGAATGCTCTGGAAGTTTAAAGGCGATTGATCTTCCAAGAGAGCCGTCTTGATTTAGAAAAGGCGTTGCTGAATAGAAGTATGATTTTCGTGCTTGAGCCTTATGCAGCCCTCACCCTAGCCCTCTCCCAAAGGAGAGGGAACAAGAGTTTTAGCTCCCTTCTCCTGCGGGAGAAGGGTTGGGGATGAGGGTAATTCATATTTGCATTCAGCAAAGCCATTTAGAAGGTTTTAATATGATGAGCGCCAGGTCAGAACTAGGCATCGAGCAGCCTGATCTTTCCAGCCCAGAGGCCCTGTTATTGACTTTGCAAGAACTTCGCCAGAACGTTGAATGCGAAGGGCAAGCTCTCTTTAACCAGTGGCGATCGCAGATTCAACGACCTGAATTTCTTGCCAGTGCCCTTAATTTGGCTCAATATCTGGCATTACGACGGCACGACCTGCGCAACCTCCAAGCCGCCCTCATGCCCTGGGGGCTATCCTCGTTAGGGCGGATTGAAGCGCGCGTCATGCCCAATCTGGATGCCGTTATTACCACCCTGGAAGTCCTTTGCGGCTCTGAGTCTGCTCAGCACCGAAACCGTCCCCCGATCGAGTTCTTTTTTGAGGGCAATCGTTTACTCCAACAGCATACAGAAGAACTGTTCGGCCAACCTCTACCTCAGCGTCGAGTCAGGATTATGGTCACCCTCCCCAGCGAAGCCGCTACAGACTATGAGAGGGTACGAGAAATCATCCAACGGGGGGCAACCTGTGTGCGAATTAACTGTGCCCACGATGCCCCAGCAAGTTGGGAGTGCATGATCAACCATATCCGCCGAGCAGAACAGGAGACAGGAACATCCTGTAGAGTCATGATGGACTTAGGCGGTCCCAAAATTCGTACCGGTTCTGTGTTTGCCCCCTGCGATCGCAAAAGGGTCTTTCGGGGAGATTACCTCTTGCTCTCCCGGCGAACTCCTGAACGCAACAGTGAAATTGGGGCAGGAGAGTCCATCCCAGCCCCAGTAGACCATTTCCAAATTTCCTGTACCGTTCCCGAAATTCTCGATTTACTGACAGTGGGCACACCCGTGTATATCGATGATGGCAAGATTCGGACTCGCGTTGTTGACACCCAATACTTATTCCCCGATGGAGAATTGGGACTGTTGTTGCAGGTAACCCATGCCAGCCCCAAAGGAGTCAAACTCCGGCCTGAAAAAGGGCTGAATTTTCCAAATACGGTCTTGCCACTCAATCCCCTGACTGAGAAAGATCTGTCCGACCTGGATTTTGTCGCTACCCATGCAGATATTATTGGCTACTCTTTTGTTCAACGATCGGCTGATATTCAGTTACTACAAAAGGAATTAGATCAGCGCTCCGGAGATCGACCGGTTCCACCTGCAATCGTGGCAAAAATTGAAACTGCGATCGCGGTGAGCAACCTGCCAGAATTAATCATTCATGCAGCAGGGAAGCAGTCATTTGGTGTCATGATCGCGAGGGGCGACTTAGCTGTTGAAATTGGATACCAGCGGTTAACTGAGATCCAGGAAGAAATTCTCTGGCTTTGCGAAGCGGCTCATGTTCCTGTGATTTGGGCCACGCAAGTTCTAGAAAGTTTGGTAAAAGATGGTGCACCCTCTCGGGGAGAGATGACCGATGCAGCTATGGCTGAACGGGCAGAGTGCGTCATGCTCAACAAAGGCCCGTTCATTGCCGAAGCTATCACTATTCTGGATGATGTACTAACGCGCATGGAAGCCCACCAGTTGAAAAAAACACCCCAGTTACGAGCCCTCCATTCCTGGTAAACAAAAATGGAGGCGAATGGCTTCGCCCCCACAGGTTACCTGGCTCATAACTCCAGATCAATGTCCATCTCAGGCAGGTACGGCCTGGGTACGACGCTGCAACAGCCTGATGACGGCAGATTTTTCCAGCAACCCAACCAAACTGTTATTGCTCTGAATCACGGTCAGACTGGAAAGATGTTTTTCTTCCAGGTACTTGATCACCTCCAGAAGCGGTTGCTGGGCTGTCACTGTTCTGGATGCCTCGATCGGTTGCATCAGTTCACTCACCTGCACCAAGGACCAGCGATCGGTCGGGACTGAGGTCAATGCATCCACTGCAATTTCCCCTAACAATTCATTGGCTTCGTTCGTCACGAGAAATTTACGCCATTGATTCGGGCTCAGGATCAGTTGATCGGCAAATTCTCTCAAAGATGTGTGAGCCGAGACGATCGGGCTGTTGAGAGCAACGGCGTCAGCAGCGGTCAGCCCCACAAGCTGTTCTTGCACCGTGGCAAACTGGGCCGCCTGACCCGCATTCTGGAGCAAGAACCAGCCCACCAGTATGTTCCAGAAGTTGACTGAGCTACCGAACAATAGCAGGGGCAGAACACCTGAGCCGATCGCGACCCAGCCAAAAGCCTGACCAACGCGACCAGCAAATTGAACCCCCCGGTAAGGGTTACCGGTAATTTTCCAGACGATCGCCTTGAGAATATTCCCCCCATCCAGAGGCAGACCCGGGATCAGGTTGAAGAAGGCTAGGGCCAGATTAACGGAAGCCAGGACACCCAGGACCGCTGCGATCGGGCCAGAGACAGCAGTCCCTACCCCAATCAGCATCATTAGACCGGCCAGGACCAGACTCACCAGAGGACCTGCGATCGCCACCCAGAAGGCTGCAGCAGGGGTTTCAGATTCTTTTTCCAGGTTGGCTAATCCCCCGAACAGGAACAGGGTAATGGATTTCACCCCGATCCCCTGCCGCAAAGCCACAGCACTATGTCCCAACTCATGGGCCAGCACAGAGGCAAACAGGAGTAAGGCCGTCATCAGCCCCAAAAGCAGAGGCACCCCTGCCGATAGCCCCGGAAACTGAGCTGCCAGACCACTGCTGTAAGACCAGGTTACCAGGGCCAGGACAAAGAACCAGGACGGATTGACATAGAAGGGAATGCCGAATAAATTACCGACACGAATGCTGCCATTCATAAACCACCTTGCTTGGCGTGAGGAGCATGGGCTCCAGGTCATGCTCCAATTGTAACGAAGTGTTAAGAGTGTTCTCATCCTGCAGGATGGGGGGATAGCCGTCTAAAATGTGACGGTTCAGGTAGGGTTGAGTGAGCGGCTGTCCCCCTCCAACAGACAATGCCTGGGCAGGAAAGATCGGTCCCACACCATTCAAATGGATCTTAGATACCTTGCAAACGCAATCTGTCCTATGTCGATGAGCTTTTCCCAACAGACCCTGATTCTGACTGGGGCATCCACAGGAATTGGCCGATCGCTGGCGATCGCCCTGGCCCAGAAGGGAGCCCGTCTGGTTCTGGCCGCTCGTAATCAGCCCGCCTTGGCAGAGACTGCTGCGGCCTGTATGGAGCAGGGGGGTGAGGCCATTGCGGTCCCGACGGATGTGACCAGATCGGAGGACTGCCAGCAGTTGGTTGCCGCTGCGATCGATCGGTTTGGTTGCCTTGATGCACTGATCAACAATGCGGGGACTTCCATGCTGGCCCGGTTCGATACCGTGACCGATCTCTCGATCTTTGAACAGATCATGCGGGTTAACTATCTGGGCGCAGTATATTGCACCCACTACGCCCTGCCCTATCTGAAAACCAGTCAGGGGCTGCTGGTGGCCATTTCATCGTTATGTGGCAAAACGGCAGTCCCGACCCGATCGGGCTATGTGGCCAGTAAACATGCCCTGCAGGGTTTTTTTGATACCCTGCGGATTGAGCTACAGGAGAGCGGGGTCGATGTCCTGGTCGTGTCCCCCGGTTTTGTGGCAACGGATATCCGGCAACGGGCCTTGGGCGCTGATGGCCACAGCTTGGGGCAGAGTCCCCGAGATGAGAGTAAAAATACAATGTCGGTTGAATTGTGCGTGGCCCAGATCATGCGGGCCATGGAGCGACGCCAGCGTGAACAGGTGATGACGCTAAAAGGGAAGTTGATTCCCTGGGTGAAGTTAGTGGCTCCTGGCCTGGTCGATCGGTGGTCACTGCGTGCAGCCCAAACCAAGTCCCCATCAATTCAGGGGGCTGCTGCTGCTGATGAGATGACTTCAAAATGAAGGATTGTGATCGTAGTCCAGGCAGCGATCGTTCAGCCAAGTTCTGCCTGTTTGTTCGCAGTCCCGCTGATTCTTCAGCCAGGGGATGGCAGCGGGATGAACCTTATTCCCAGCAATAGGGAGGTTAAAGACACCCGCAACGACAACCGTACTGGCAGCCAGAAAAAGGCCCAGCATGACGGTCATAAAGAGGACATTAGCAGGGGTTAGAAGAGGATGGGACGCCCTTTCCATCCGACGACGGTCTACCGAGCGCCGCTCTTCCCCAATTAACAAAACCAGGTAGAACCAGTTTCGGAAAAAAGGAAGGGATAATCGCAGGTCGATCGTATGCTTTCGGGGCTCCCGGAAGGCCCTTCGAAGAGCCTCAATCTGAGCAGGAGTAAACGTGACGGCAATTTCCGGTGGGATTCGGGATAGCCATGCTTCTGCAGCATTGGAATGGGAGGATGGTTTCACAGGAAAACGGTTCGAAACAGGCAGAACTTGCTCTCTATGTTCAACGCAACCTGGGAAATCAATATCAGTCCAATTGCGGATATTTGGTTAAATTTCAATGGCAATAGATCAGGATACCAGTTCAATTGCGGATATAAGATTTCCAAATTATCCGTGAACATCCAGAGCTTCGATTTCTTCAAGAAGTCAGAGATCTATATCTGACAGGAAGTCCAGGAAGAACAGTCTTGAGGAGATTTGTATTCTAAGCTACCCCCAGCTTCTCAGTTCCCATGGATCAGACCTTTATCTATGTCCTTTTTCCGGCATCTCAGTATCAAATCCAAGCTGATTGTCATGTTACTGGCAGTGAGTGGCTGTTCCATTCTGGTAACGGCATACATTGGGTATCAGAGCGGCAAATCAAACTTGACCGATCGGGTGTTCAATCAGTTGACCAGTCTGCGAGCTTCCAAGGCTTATCAGGTCGAATCTTACTTTAAGACCATCCGTAACCACATTCAGACCCTCAGCAATGATCTGACTGTAACCTTAGCCATGCAGGAATTTGCAGCAACCTACCAGGACATGGGAGCTGTTCAATTACCCCCATCCCTAGACCCCCCCCTGACAAGCTATTATCGTCAGGAGTTTCTTACCCGCCTGGCCAAGGTTGAAAAAGGGATCCCTGTCCTTGATGCCTATCTTCCCAAAGACGCCGCATCCCGCTATTTACAGTACCAGTACATTGCCGCCAATCCTCACCCTGTAGGCAAAAAGCATCTCCTGACTCAGGCAAAAGATGGTAGCGCCTATAGTCGCATCCACGCCCGCTACCACCCCATTTTTCGAGAAATTATCGAAAAATTTGGCTATTACGATCTGTTTTTGATCAACCTGGAAGGAACGATTGTTTACACCGTCTATAAAGAAACGGACTTCACCACAAACCTCACAACGGGTCCCTACAGCGACAGCAATTTAGCGCGTCTGGTGGCGGAAGTCCGTCGGGCGAAGGAACAAGGATATGCTCGCATCATTGACTTTGAGCCTTACGCACCCTCCTATCAAGCGCCAGCAGCCTTTATTGCTGCTCCCATTTTTCACCAATCGAAGTTAGTCGGAATGCTGGCAATTCAACTGCCTGTGAACGAGATGAACACAGTGATGACGGGAAACCGGAATTGGGAAAGGGATGGTCTGGGTAAAACTGGCGAGACCTATTTGGTAGGCCGAGATTACCGAATGCGAACGGTTTCCCGCTTTCTCGAAGAAGATCCAGAAGGATATGCTAAAACATTACGCACTCTGGGAGTCAGTGAAACAACCATCAAGCGAATTCGTCAGTATGGAACATCCATTTTGCAACAGGAAGTCCGGACGATCGCAGTCGAGAAAGCCCTGGCTGGCCAGCAAGGCACCCAGATCATCCAAGACTATCGCGGCATTCCCGTTTTGAGTTCCTATGCCCCACTCCGAATTGATGACCTGGAATGGGTCATTCTGTCTGAAATGGACCTCGCAGAAGCCTACGCCCCCATCTATGGATTTGGGCATCAGGTTCTCGTTTCAGCAACCCTGCTGATGCTATTGGTCACCTTGCTGGCCATGGGGTTAGCCTATCTCTTTGTTAAACCCGTTAATCAGATTATTGCCACCGCCCGTCAGGTCGAAGCGGGTCATCTGGATGCGATCACATTCTTCGAAACTGAGGATGAACTGGGAGAACTGGCTCGATCGTTCAACAGCATGGTGGAAAATTTGCGCGCACAAACCCAATTCGTCGAAGAGAAGCGGCAGGAAAATGAAAAGCTCCTTCTCAGTTTATTCCCCGCTGCGATCGCCAGACGATTGCAGCGGGGAGAGAAAGAGATTGCCGAAAATGTTCCTAATGTGACTATTTTGTTCGCTGACTTAACTGGGTTTTCCAGGCTTTCGGCAGCCCTCCCAGCAGAGGAAGTTGTTGCGATTCTGAATGATATTGTGACGGCTTTTGATGAGGCTGCTGAACGCTATGGCGTTGAGAAAATTAAGACAATTGGGGATAGTTACATGGCAATTTGTGGGCTCTCGATCCCCTATCTGGATCACGATCGGCGAGCTATTGACTTTGCTGCGGAGATCTTATTGATTACGCGCCGGTTCAGCCATGAGCGAGGGCTGTCATTGAATATTCAAATTGGGATTAATTCTGGGGATATTGTGGCCGGATTGATTGGGAGAAGTAGAGTTCTCTACGATGTTTGGGGCGATGCCGTGAATATTGCCAGCGCTCTGCGGGAAACCTGCCCTGCTGGAGCCATTCTCGCCTCCGACAAGGTTTATAATCGGTTGCACGACCTCTACGAATTTGAACCCGCTGGGGAGGTGGATACCCATGGGAAAGCCAAAATCAAAGCCTGGAAATTGAAGAATGTACAGTATTCTCTTCGAGTAGAGAGTTAATGAATTTTCCTGTCTCGCCGGAGCAGTCACCCATCCCCATCTACAGCGGTTGGTTGGTTGTCATCAGGATTTCTGCGGCCTGACGGTTTAAAGGTTTGGAGAAAAAGTATCCCTGTGCCTGCTCACAGTTGAGGGATCTCAACTGGGATACCTGCTCCATCGTTTCAACCCCTTCTGCAACCACACTCATCCCCAGATTCCAGGCCAGGGTGACGATGGCGCGAACGATCGCCAGTTGTTCATCATCCCCATTCATCCGATTCACAAAAGACCGATCGATTTTCAAGACATCAATGGGGAAGCGATGTAAATAGGCCAGGGAAGAATATCCAGTCCCAAAGTCGTCGATACAGAGTTGAATGCCCAGGTCCTTTAACTGCTGCAGCACGATCTCCGCCGTCTCAGGATTGCGCATAATGGCACTTTCCGTAATCTCCAGTTTCAGACTTTGGGGACTTAAGCCTTCTTCCTGCAGCGTTTGAGCAATCTGCTCCACTAAATTGAGTTGGGAAAACTGTCGCCCCGATAGATTCACATTGACCGTCAGGGGAGAACAGGCGGGAAATTTCTCTTGCCAGCGCCGCAGATGCTGACAGGCTTCCCGTAAAACCCATTGTCCGATCGGAATGATCAGCCCTGTCTCTTCTGCGACTGGAATAAACTCTGTGGGAGAAATCAGCCCCCGCTCTGGGTGTTGCCAGCGAACCAACGCCTCAAAGCCAGTGATTTGGCCTGTTTCCAGAGACACGATCGATTGATAGTAAACTCGCAACTCCTGACGCTCGATCGCCCAGCGCAAATCTGTCTCCAATTGCAGCAGGGCCACAGCCCGGTCATACATGGAGGTATCAAAAACACTGTGCCACGCCTTGCCCCGTTCCTTGGCATGATACAACGCCGTATCTGCATCCCGGAGAAAATCGGCGGCTTCCTGATAGTTGGCAGTGCTAAAGGCAATTCCAATACTGGCAGTGGTAAACACTTCATACCCACTCAGGTTGAAAGGAGACTTCAACACCTCATGAATTCGTTCTGCCACCGTGGTCACTTCATCCACAGATTGCACATGGTTTAGCAGAATCGTAAACTCATCCCCTCCCAAACGAGCTACGGTATCATCTGCCCGTAAGCAAGTCTGCAACCGCTGGGCAATGGCGATCAGCAATTGATCTCCCACCAGATGTCCCAGGCTATCATTCACTACTTTAAACCGATCCAGATCCAGGAACAGCACCGCAAACTGATCATCGGAGTAACGCTTCACCCGGGCAATGGCCTGTTCCAGCCGGTTCACAAACAGAGCCCGATTCGGTAATCCGGTCAGGGCATCGTAGAAAGCATCATGGACCAGTTTTTCCTCCATGGTCTTCCGCTCTGTGATATCCGTTGCAATCCCTTCAATCCGCACGGCTTCTCCAACCGCATTGTAAATCAAGTGACTGCGATTACAGAGCCAGCGTACCTGGCCATCAGGCCGGATAATGCGGTATTCCAGTTCCTGATTGCCATTCTGGAGCAGGGGCTGAATGGCTGCCTGCACCCGCTCTCGATCGTCGGGATGAATCATCTCAAACCAGAGATTCGAGTTCTCAAAGAATGCGGTAGCAGAACAGCCATAGATCTTTTCCACAGCCGGATTCAGATATAGGGTTTTAAAGGTATCGACGGCAATGGACCAGACCACATCTTCTAAAGAAGACAGAATTTCATCCAACCGTTGTTCACTCTGTCGCAGAGCCGCTTCAGCCTGTTTGCGATCGGTGATATCCGTAATCATGCCCAGGGTTCCCGTGTAGTTCCCTTGAAGGTCAAACAGGGGCGATGCTGACACAATTGTCCACAGATCAGAGCCATCCTTCCGGCGGAACTTAAAGTCATGGGCTTCATTGATACCCTGATGTCGCCGTTCAATCTGAGCCTGGGCGATCGCCACACCCTCTTCATCCATGAACGAGAACAGCGTTTCCCCCAACATTTCATCAATGGTATAACCCAGCATGGTGGCCATCTGCTGGTTGACAAAACTGGTCTGGTGATCGCGGTTCAGCACCCAAATCCCCTCTGTCGCGGTTTCCACAATCCGGCGGTATTGCTCTTCCCGCTCCCGCAGGGCTTCCTCAGCTTGCTTGCGCTGGGTAATATCCGTTTGGATCCCGACAAAATGGGTCACCAGTCCCTCACTGTCAAAGACCGGTGCAACATAGAGCTCATTCCAGAAGGGAGTACCGTCTTTGCGATAGTTCCGTAAGGTCACATGGCACTCCCGGTGTTCCTGGAGTGCTGCCCGCAACTCAAGCAGATGCGGCTGTTTGACATCCACCCCCTGGAGAAAACGGCAGTTACGCCCATTCACTTCTTCCGCCGTATAGCCGGTAATGCTCTCAAACGCCGGATTGACATAAATAATAGGACAATCGGGCTGATTGGCATCTGTGAGCACAATGCCATTGCTACTGGCCGAGATGGCCCGCTCCAGTAACCGCAATCGGGCCTCAGATTGCTGCCGCTCGATCGCAGTCGCCAGTACGTTCGCGATCGCCTGGAGGAAATAGCTGTCATCCTGGGTAAAGTGCCGTTGTTGGGTCGCATAAACCCCCAGAATGCCAAAGGGTTGGGTCTGACCAGGAATAGCCACAGTAATGCCGCTGACCACCCGATGGTTATGCAGTAGCGGTGATCCGCCAAAACGACGATCGATCCGCAAATCTTCCACAATCACCGGCTTGGTAGCCAGCAGGGCATATCCAGCATGGGAGCTGGCCTGAGTCCCCATCATGGCTACGCCCACCAGGCCCTGTTGCCAACCGACCCCAGATTGCAACAACAGGGCATTGCCACCGGGTAGGAGTTGCCAGATGCCACAGAGTTCAAGATCAAGCACTTGAGCCACCAGGGTGACTGCATCCTGCATCAGCAGGGCCAGATCCATACCAGCGAGGGCCCGTTGTCCCAGTTCAGCAACGGTAGCTTGCTGCCGGGCATGAGCTTTCAATGCCCTTTCTGCTTGCTTTTGTGCTGTGATATTACGCTGGATGGTGGCCAAACAAAGGGCATCCCCTGTTTGGGGATGCCTGACGGTAAAACAACTTCGATGCATATCCACGCAATCCCCTGTTTTGAAGTGGCGCAACTGGCCTTCCCCTTCATGGCGTCCTGTCGATTGCAGGGTTGGTAGGGTCACCTCGCAAAAGTGGACTAAGTCTGCTTGCGGCAGGTACTCTCCAATATTTTTCTCTACAGCTGCCTCCAGACTGTCTAGACCCACCAGATGACGACCCGCTTCATTGACATAGAACACTTCGCCTTCAAAGGAAGACATGGCAATGAAGTCTGTGCTGTTCTCCACCAGGGCAACAAACTTCTGCCATTCTGCCTCTGTCTTCTGGACCTGCTTTTGTTGCGTCACATCCATCAGTGTCATCAGGACAGCAGATTGCCCTTTGTGGGGAATCAGCTTAGCCGAAATAACTACATCAAGCACTTTACCAGTGACCTGTTTGAGGGACAATTCATAGTTGGTGAGACGCCCGCCCAGCCGCAGGATATCCATCATCTGCCTCAGGGCAACAGGTGTCACGAACAGGTCAACCGATAAGGCATCCAGTGGCGCATCATCCGCACCAAAAAAAGGTTTGACCAGTTCATTCTGAAATAGAATCCCATAACTTTCTGGGCAAACGACCAGGATGGGGAGCGGAATCAATTGGACGATCGCATCCAGAAATTCTTGTAATTCGGCTGCCGCCAGCTCATAGAGTTTAGCTGACGGATATAGTTTGGCTGCCGATTCTTTACGCATAGGCGATGAGGTTCTGGCCAAACTTTTGAGTCTTTGCCTGGAAGCATCTAAAGATTGCTTCTTATAGTTTGGGTAGCGATGGATAGGGGCCATTTTCAAAATTGCAGAGAGTACTAAGAAGCAGCACGATCTGATTTTTAGAGCAAGTAAAATAGCTTAAGATCACTACGACAACCTGATAGAAAAATGTGATAGCAAAGCCTCAATTAATTCAGAAAAAAGCTTGATTTGTTCAAGGCTAAAGAAGCTCTAACCTCCGAGGAACTGTCCTCGACGGAAGAGACAAAAATCACTTTTTATTATAAAG containing:
- a CDS encoding pyruvate kinase, whose translation is MMSARSELGIEQPDLSSPEALLLTLQELRQNVECEGQALFNQWRSQIQRPEFLASALNLAQYLALRRHDLRNLQAALMPWGLSSLGRIEARVMPNLDAVITTLEVLCGSESAQHRNRPPIEFFFEGNRLLQQHTEELFGQPLPQRRVRIMVTLPSEAATDYERVREIIQRGATCVRINCAHDAPASWECMINHIRRAEQETGTSCRVMMDLGGPKIRTGSVFAPCDRKRVFRGDYLLLSRRTPERNSEIGAGESIPAPVDHFQISCTVPEILDLLTVGTPVYIDDGKIRTRVVDTQYLFPDGELGLLLQVTHASPKGVKLRPEKGLNFPNTVLPLNPLTEKDLSDLDFVATHADIIGYSFVQRSADIQLLQKELDQRSGDRPVPPAIVAKIETAIAVSNLPELIIHAAGKQSFGVMIARGDLAVEIGYQRLTEIQEEILWLCEAAHVPVIWATQVLESLVKDGAPSRGEMTDAAMAERAECVMLNKGPFIAEAITILDDVLTRMEAHQLKKTPQLRALHSW
- a CDS encoding SDR family oxidoreductase, with product MSMSFSQQTLILTGASTGIGRSLAIALAQKGARLVLAARNQPALAETAAACMEQGGEAIAVPTDVTRSEDCQQLVAAAIDRFGCLDALINNAGTSMLARFDTVTDLSIFEQIMRVNYLGAVYCTHYALPYLKTSQGLLVAISSLCGKTAVPTRSGYVASKHALQGFFDTLRIELQESGVDVLVVSPGFVATDIRQRALGADGHSLGQSPRDESKNTMSVELCVAQIMRAMERRQREQVMTLKGKLIPWVKLVAPGLVDRWSLRAAQTKSPSIQGAAAADEMTSK
- a CDS encoding site-2 protease family protein, with the translated sequence MNGSIRVGNLFGIPFYVNPSWFFVLALVTWSYSSGLAAQFPGLSAGVPLLLGLMTALLLFASVLAHELGHSAVALRQGIGVKSITLFLFGGLANLEKESETPAAAFWVAIAGPLVSLVLAGLMMLIGVGTAVSGPIAAVLGVLASVNLALAFFNLIPGLPLDGGNILKAIVWKITGNPYRGVQFAGRVGQAFGWVAIGSGVLPLLLFGSSVNFWNILVGWFLLQNAGQAAQFATVQEQLVGLTAADAVALNSPIVSAHTSLREFADQLILSPNQWRKFLVTNEANELLGEIAVDALTSVPTDRWSLVQVSELMQPIEASRTVTAQQPLLEVIKYLEEKHLSSLTVIQSNNSLVGLLEKSAVIRLLQRRTQAVPA
- a CDS encoding alr0857 family protein translates to MLKLQYTENGLFMERVSGSVETMVAQRTALVLRAGRSLHLQLGRASFLLPADMPTLAELEVLIWMEQSSQITICLVDLDTVEVSVAGIWVTEQVDAEDGIFLATTPIAIEALIEQLWQQAQKAISSTA
- a CDS encoding HNH endonuclease produces the protein MEPDQQRPPSVLQKSVVVFSKNYLPVSRVNIRRAVTLLVAGQAEPLGFIEGAIWQVRSPSFVLQVPEHIRLTVSNPERLWKVPPVNRREVLRRDGHACQYCGSTRKLTLDHVIPKSKGGPHTWDNVVTACEPCNLKKGNQLLHEVGLVLKSKPKAPTHPAVAFAEQFWKEHPSVS